A genomic stretch from Candidatus Hydrogenisulfobacillus filiaventi includes:
- a CDS encoding protein of unknown function (Evidence 5 : Unknown function), translating to MLGEPGAPTTGRRPEADVPWTPGNRRSEHARQVGGKLLLPLKLWRVGRCDGGRSPPVPMPHTVVPAPARPSAGPAGD from the coding sequence GTGCTGGGGGAACCCGGCGCCCCGACCACCGGGAGACGACCGGAGGCCGACGTGCCGTGGACACCGGGTAACCGGCGCAGCGAGCACGCCCGGCAGGTCGGCGGGAAGCTGCTTCTGCCGCTGAAGTTGTGGAGGGTCGGGCGGTGCGACGGCGGGCGGAGTCCACCCGTCCCCATGCCGCACACGGTCGTGCCGGCGCCCGCGCGCCCGTCGGCTGGTCCCGCCGGGGACTGA